One genomic segment of Linepithema humile isolate Giens D197 chromosome 5, Lhum_UNIL_v1.0, whole genome shotgun sequence includes these proteins:
- the mRpL2 gene encoding large ribosomal subunit protein uL2m → MSTAMLARCVFGQQISSFVGLTASALSQVPRRYKWKLVKLPEIGRGKAFRRIVHYKDEYTVEPLEVTNLAGRDPVTGRIVVKGIGGGIKHKYHWIKWIRDGPEDLNVPPKEEKVLDVFKDGCRTSFVALVGSDSELKYILATENMKPGDIIRTHRGIPRISVRASEGDAYPLGALPNGTAVHCVEKYPGLGGFLIHSAGTVGCIIKRDGDRVIVQMPSKKLFSLHETCMATVGRLSNVEHDSTPIGSAQKNRELGNRPRSGLWQRKTGRFGRKIKPPPRVQLKGVNAPPAPVKIVLNSVHNY, encoded by the exons ATGTCCACCGCAATGTTAGCACGTTGTGTTTTTGGTCAGCAAATATCTAGTTTCGTTGGTTTAACAGCCTCGGCGTTGTCTCAGGTGCCAAGGAGGTACAAATGGAAATTAGTGAAGCTACCGGAAATTGGCCGGGGCAAAGCTTTTCGACGAATTGTCCATTATAAAGATGAGTACACGGTGGAGCCTTTGGAAGTGACGAATTTGGCAGGCAGGGATCCTGTGACAG GTAGAATCGTAGTTAAAGGCATTGGGGGTGGAATAAAGCACAAGTATCACTGGATCAAGTGGATCAGGGATGGACCGGAAGACCTTAACGTGCCACCGAAGGAAGAAAAGGTTCTGGATGTATTCAAAGACGGCTGTAGAACGTCTTTCGTCGCGCTAGTCGGTTCCGATAGCGAACTCAAGTACATTTTGGCTACGGAGAACATGAAACCGGGCGACATAATACGCACTCATCGAGGAATACCACGTATCTCTGTTAGAGCCTCAGAGGGAGACGCCTATCCTCTCGGCGCTTTACCCAATGGAACTGCGGTTCACTGCGTGGAGAAATACCCAGGCTTGGGCGGTTTCTTAATTCACTCCGCTGGCACTGTCGGATGTATAATAAAGCGGGACGGGGATCGCGTGATAGTACAGATGCCCAGCAAGAAGCTCTTTAGTTTGCATGAAACGTGTATGGCAACGGTCGGTCGATTGTCGAACGTCGAACATGATTCCACACCGATTGGTAGCGCGCAGAAGAATCGGGAATTAGGAAATCGACCGAGGAGTGGTCTGTGGCAACGGAAGACTGGTAGATTCGGTCGCAAGATCAAGCCGCCGCCTCGCGTACAACTTAAGGGTGTTAACGCACCGCCCGCTCCTgtaaaaatcgttttaaatagtgtacataattattaa
- the Sfxn1-3 gene encoding sideroflexin-1 produces MSGRKEVAAQDNAPKKIDIDKPYWDQSTYRGRALHFLTVTNPLNVFATAQQLEHARDVVAKYRKGETPEKQGITENKLWKCKYLYDSAFHPDTGEKMLLIGRMSAQVPMNMMITGCMMTFYKSTPAVIFWQWINQSFNAIVNYTNRSGSSPIPTETLAQSYVGATGGAVITALTLNRLAKRGPPLAGRLVPLAAVAAANCVNIPLMRITELQKGIELQTEDGTKVGHSKRAAKQAITTVTLSRILMASPSMILAPIVMNYLDRKKLLRKAKWAAGPIQVLICGVCLTFATPLCCALFAQRVPISVNQLELGVQAKIHSHHSGLETVYYNKGL; encoded by the exons ATGTCGGGAAGAAAGGAAGTCGCAGCGCAGGATAACGCGCCCAAAAAAATAGACATCGATAAACCGTACTGGGATCAGAGCACTTATCGAGGAAGGGCATTGCACTTTCTGACGGTGACGAATCCGCTCAATGTCTTCGCCACAGCCCAGCAGCTCGAGCACGCGCGTGATGTCGTCGCGAAGTACAG GAAGGGCGAGACTCCGGAAAAACAAGGAATCACTGAAAACAAATTGTGGAAATGTAAATATCTTTACGATAGCGCTTTCCATCCTGACACCGGCGAGAAGATGTTGTTAATTGGGCGTATGAGTGCCCAAGTGCCCATGAACATGATGATAACCGGCTGTATGATGACGTTTTACAA GTCAACGCCAGCCGTGATATTCTGGCAATGGATCAATCAGTCTTTTAACGCAATAGTGAATTACACAAACCGCAGCGGATCGAGTCCGATTCCAACAGAGACATTGGCGCAGAGCTACGTTGGTGCAACCGGAGGCGCCGTGATAACAGCGTTGACCCTGAATCGTCTCGCTAAGCGCGGACCACCGCTGGCAGGTCGACTGGTGCCATTAGCGGCGGTCGCAGCGGCTAATTGTGTGAACATCCCTCTCATGAGGATCACTGAACTCCAAAAAGGTATTGAATTACAAACCGAGGACGGCACGAAGGTCGGCCACAGTAAACGAGCAGCGAAACAGGCGATCACGACGGTGACATTATCACGGATACTTATGGCCTCTCCGAGTATGA tACTGGCGCCGATAgtaatgaattatttagatCGAAAGAAGCTGTTGCGTAAAGCGAAATGGGCTGCCGGTCCAATTCAAGTTTTGATCTGCGGAGTGTGTCTCACTTTCGCGACCCCGCTCTGCTGCGCCCTTTTCGCACAACGCGTCCCCATCTCGGTGAATCAACTAGAACTCGGTGTACAAGCAAAAATACATTCGCACCATTCCGGTCTGGAGACTGTGTATTACAACAAGGGCCTTTAA
- the LOC105675491 gene encoding uncharacterized protein, translating to MKCENFGIVKCFGRAGCSKVAEMLCWIFLLSIICSHRTYSLSFDNTTDLFVQKCQLECSLRRDFSTCGKYKVVKWLNTLVKEKEFNYGPFQIIRIPSMYKQPFLPRLPYSRAFKGGITEVLNFVRNSVEDLLTKRAIVYTVGNSENARDISSNLMFMDEDELKRLKQLKEEEETQGNWRIFKKKKSIILPILILLNLVKLKLLLLPIFLGVHFIKKLLVLGSLVLPSILAHLKICKVQQPHHAHHSHPFQIWSTAADSSADYPTGYAQDDNWNRNDYQVGYPISYQILRNPYG from the exons atgaagtGTGAAAATTTCGGTATTGTCAAATGTTTTGGCAGAGCCGGATGTTCAAAAGTGGCTGAAATGTTATGTTGGATATTTCTTCTGTCGATCATCTGTTCACATCGGACTTATTCATTGTCTTTTGACAATACAACGGATctttttgttcaaaaatgcCAGCTGGAATGTAGCTTACGACGAGATTTTTCAACTTGTGGAAAATACAAAGTCGTGAAGTGGTTGAACACATTAGTGAAAGAAAAG gaATTTAATTACGGAccatttcaaataataagGATCCCATCGATGTACAAGCAACCCTTTTTGCCTCGTTTGCCATATTCTCGAGCATTTAAAGGCGGCATAACGGAAGTCTTGAATTTTGTTAGAAACAGTGTAGAAGATTTATTGACGAAACGTGCCATTGTGTATACAGTAGGCAATTCGGAAAACGCACGTGATATTTCTTCGAATCTGATGTTTATGGACGAGGATGAACTTAAGCGGCTAAAGCAACTaaaggaggaggaagaaacTCAAG GCAACTGGcgaattttcaagaaaaagaaatccaTAATTCTCCcgattcttatattattaaatttagtaaaattaaagttattgtTATTGCCGATATTCTTGGGAGttcattttatcaaaaaacttCTTGTACTCGGATCTTTAGTTTTACCATCAATATTGgcgcatttaaaaatttgcaaagtaCAACAGCCTCACCATGCACATCATTCACATCCTTTTCAAATATGGTCCACTGCGGCGGATTCATCGGCCGATTATCCAACAG GATATGCGCAGGATGATAATTGGAACAGAAATGATTATCAAGTAGGATATCCGATAAGTTATCAGATACTTCGCAATCCCTACGGgtga
- the Osi24 gene encoding uncharacterized protein Osi24 isoform X2, whose amino-acid sequence MARGRAATIFSIVILAVACLRSVVGVKVHAEAASLNETIVHHDDDNVEENEVPFSRESKNKTNELSRDHPHNMHGKPTKFDMEFHATDKADYQIEPTRIVNATANPIEMNSTNGLSLSNSTDCEGMHMVSCIRKDFSNFLDRLSQVDTYNVTESVQIVRNPEADVERDGEKNNNDPDSNLLDKVHHYARTHVMKIRLNKDLSLARKARTFFGSFGLKKLLLPLFFGVQIIKSVLLALFLPSIIGSIGNIVGKGVSSFAQSAHPPMAPEENFEFKDNSDLYNDDYLTRQPVGTLPASAMYDESMMQTQKSPDIGSRYSFVDSRISHANALSDRYYTRHVASHGLSKKQDFKVFHEIPTSSLLLTNYDPFYSPLLSRLDAVFSRLGHSTEGCREYAVCAMYRSPARFAPYSNLVSAQLSRELNELRKPSSDNPDVLRFFRYMKAAKDGQDGVKCEDVYAGCANAREDQTNKQNQAMLATYQDINKLVQARRI is encoded by the exons ATGGCAAGGGGGAGAGCAGCCACGATATTCTCAATCGTGATCCTGGCTGTTGCGTGTCTCCGTTCTGTCGTAGGGGTCAAGGTCCACGCAGAGGCTGCGTCCTTGAACGAGACCATCGTGCACCACGATGACGACAACGTTGAGGAAAACGAGGTGCCGTTCTCGCGCGAATCGAAAAACAAAACCAATGAACTCTCACGTGATCATCCTCACAATATGCATGGAAAACCAACCAAGTTCGATATGGAATTTCACGCAACCGACAAAGCGGATTATCAGATCGAACCGACGAGAATCGTCAACGCCACGGCTAATCCGATTGAAATGAATTCCACGAACGGTCTGTCCCTGTCAAACTCGACTGATTGTGAAGGGATGCACATGGTCTCCTGCATTCGGAAGGACTTCTCGAATTTCCTTGACCGGCTCTCGCAAGTCGACACGTACAACGTAACGGAATCCGTGCAGATAGTGAGAAATCCTGAAGCGGACGTCGAGCGCGACGGTGAAAAGAACAACAACGATCCGGACTCGAATCTCCTGGACAAGGTTCATCATTACGCCAGGACGCACGTGATGAAGATACGTCTAAACAAGGATCTGAGTCTCGCCAGGAAAGCCAGGACGTTCTTTGGTT CGTTCGGTCTGAAGAAACTCTTGCTACCTCTGTTCTTCGGCGTGCAAATAATTAAGAGCGTGTTGCTCGCCCTCTTCCTGCCGAGCATCATCGGCAGTATTGGTAATATCGTCGGAAAAG GTGTTTCCTCCTTCGCGCAATCTGCGCATCCACCCATGGCACCCGAGGAAAATTTCGAGTTCAAGGATAACTCTGATCTTTACAATGATGACTACCTAACGCGGCAACCCGTAGGCACATTACCAGCATCCGCCATGTACGACGAAAGTATGATGCAAACGCAGAAAAGCCCGGATATCGGGTCCCGCTACTCGTTCGTCGATTCGAGAATATCTCATGCAAATGCGCTTTCGGATCGCTATTACACGCGACACGTGGCTTCGCACGGACTTTCCAAGAAGCAGGATTTCAAG GTCTTCCACGAGATTCCGACGAGCTCGTTGCTCCTGACGAACTACGACCCATTCTACTCGCCTCTGCTATCACGGCTGGACGCTGTCTTCTCCCGCCTCGGTCACAGCACGGAGGGCTGCAGGGAGTACGCGGTGTGCGCGATGTACCGGAGTCCCGCGCGGTTTGCGCCTTACTCGAACCTGGTCTCCGCCCAGCTGTCCAGGGAGTTGAACGAGCTGAGGAAGCCCAGCAGCGACAATCCCGACGTCCTGCGTTTCTTCAGGTACATGAAGGCCGCCAAGGACGGCCAGGACGGTGTTAAGTGCGAGGATGTCTACGCAGGTTGTGCGAACGCACGTGAGGATCAGACTAACAAGCAGAATCAAGCGATGTTGGCGACGTACCAAGACATTAACAAGCTTGTTCAGGCTAGAAGGATCTAA
- the Osi24 gene encoding uncharacterized protein Osi24 isoform X1 translates to MARGRAATIFSIVILAVACLRSVVGVKVHAEAASLNETIVHHDDDNVEENEVPFSRESKNKTNELSRDHPHNMHGKPTKFDMEFHATDKADYQIEPTRIVNATANPIEMNSTNGLSLSNSTDCEGMHMVSCIRKDFSNFLDRLSQVDTYNVTESVQIVRNPEADVERDGEKNNNDPDSNLLDKVHHYARTHVMKIRLNKDLSLARKARTFFGSMFQGKSTFLTGFGLGFLAFGLKKLLLPLFFGVQIIKSVLLALFLPSIIGSIGNIVGKGVSSFAQSAHPPMAPEENFEFKDNSDLYNDDYLTRQPVGTLPASAMYDESMMQTQKSPDIGSRYSFVDSRISHANALSDRYYTRHVASHGLSKKQDFKVFHEIPTSSLLLTNYDPFYSPLLSRLDAVFSRLGHSTEGCREYAVCAMYRSPARFAPYSNLVSAQLSRELNELRKPSSDNPDVLRFFRYMKAAKDGQDGVKCEDVYAGCANAREDQTNKQNQAMLATYQDINKLVQARRI, encoded by the exons ATGGCAAGGGGGAGAGCAGCCACGATATTCTCAATCGTGATCCTGGCTGTTGCGTGTCTCCGTTCTGTCGTAGGGGTCAAGGTCCACGCAGAGGCTGCGTCCTTGAACGAGACCATCGTGCACCACGATGACGACAACGTTGAGGAAAACGAGGTGCCGTTCTCGCGCGAATCGAAAAACAAAACCAATGAACTCTCACGTGATCATCCTCACAATATGCATGGAAAACCAACCAAGTTCGATATGGAATTTCACGCAACCGACAAAGCGGATTATCAGATCGAACCGACGAGAATCGTCAACGCCACGGCTAATCCGATTGAAATGAATTCCACGAACGGTCTGTCCCTGTCAAACTCGACTGATTGTGAAGGGATGCACATGGTCTCCTGCATTCGGAAGGACTTCTCGAATTTCCTTGACCGGCTCTCGCAAGTCGACACGTACAACGTAACGGAATCCGTGCAGATAGTGAGAAATCCTGAAGCGGACGTCGAGCGCGACGGTGAAAAGAACAACAACGATCCGGACTCGAATCTCCTGGACAAGGTTCATCATTACGCCAGGACGCACGTGATGAAGATACGTCTAAACAAGGATCTGAGTCTCGCCAGGAAAGCCAGGACGTTCTTTGGTT CCATGTTTCAGGGAAAGAGTACCTTTTTAACAGGATTCGGGCTTGGTTTTCTAGCGTTCGGTCTGAAGAAACTCTTGCTACCTCTGTTCTTCGGCGTGCAAATAATTAAGAGCGTGTTGCTCGCCCTCTTCCTGCCGAGCATCATCGGCAGTATTGGTAATATCGTCGGAAAAG GTGTTTCCTCCTTCGCGCAATCTGCGCATCCACCCATGGCACCCGAGGAAAATTTCGAGTTCAAGGATAACTCTGATCTTTACAATGATGACTACCTAACGCGGCAACCCGTAGGCACATTACCAGCATCCGCCATGTACGACGAAAGTATGATGCAAACGCAGAAAAGCCCGGATATCGGGTCCCGCTACTCGTTCGTCGATTCGAGAATATCTCATGCAAATGCGCTTTCGGATCGCTATTACACGCGACACGTGGCTTCGCACGGACTTTCCAAGAAGCAGGATTTCAAG GTCTTCCACGAGATTCCGACGAGCTCGTTGCTCCTGACGAACTACGACCCATTCTACTCGCCTCTGCTATCACGGCTGGACGCTGTCTTCTCCCGCCTCGGTCACAGCACGGAGGGCTGCAGGGAGTACGCGGTGTGCGCGATGTACCGGAGTCCCGCGCGGTTTGCGCCTTACTCGAACCTGGTCTCCGCCCAGCTGTCCAGGGAGTTGAACGAGCTGAGGAAGCCCAGCAGCGACAATCCCGACGTCCTGCGTTTCTTCAGGTACATGAAGGCCGCCAAGGACGGCCAGGACGGTGTTAAGTGCGAGGATGTCTACGCAGGTTGTGCGAACGCACGTGAGGATCAGACTAACAAGCAGAATCAAGCGATGTTGGCGACGTACCAAGACATTAACAAGCTTGTTCAGGCTAGAAGGATCTAA
- the Osi2 gene encoding uncharacterized protein Osi2, producing MQLQQSLVILGIILTSSLLICCQSTENKITFKDGVSDHQAEKQEDLQEVTSQQRGFNPVQHVEDLFNYIGFGTGKDVDPYLAKVNERCLTGDLAECFKSRAMNYFSEFFDHVEYSLNDYVRVKRMSNRIVAEVQNQPYEYSNEPRSSETEWDQMVNFMKRKTEKFVKTMSFELTIPDTETGRNGAYEARFLDEIADEIDTLENKKDTLFSRHKLRKLFIPMLLVLKLFKLKLLLFLPLILGLVSFKKFLGFLAIVIPGVIGFLKLYKPYQHASYMPVYNKNGIAYPHSPYGAHPDINNENYYGNAGSYGQDLAYRGYQHYQ from the exons ATGCAACTGCAGCAGTCGTTGGTAATTCTGGGAATCATTTTGACATCTTCCTTGCTGATATGTTGTCAATCCACggaaaacaaaattacattcaAGGATGGCGTTTCCGATCATCAAGCAGAAAAACaag AAGATCTTCAAGAAGTTACGTCGCAACAAAGAGGCTTTAATCCCGTTCAACATGTGGAGGATCTATTCAATTATATCGGTTTTGGAACTGGAAAAGATGTTGATCCATATTTGGCAAAGGTTAACGAACGTTGCTTAACCGGTGATTTAGCTGAATGCTTTAAATCTCGTgcaatgaattatttttcggAGTTTTTTGATCACGTCgaatattctttaaatgatTATGTCCGAGTTAAGCGTATGTCTAATCGAATAGTAGCGGAAGTGCAAAATCAGCCCTACGAATATTCAAATGAGCCTAG ATCCAGTGAAACAGAATGGGATCAAATGGTTAACTTCATGAAAAGGAAAACGGAAAAGTTTGTTAAAACAATGTCTTTCGAATTGACCATACCTGATACGGAGACTGGTCGCAATGGGGCGTACGAGGCAAGATTTTTGGATGAAATCGCTGATGAGATCGATACACTTGAGAACAAGAAAGATACATTATttt CTCGGCATAAATTGAGAAAACTCTTCATACCAATGCTACTCGTTTTGAAGCTCTTCAAActgaaattattacttttcttGCCTCTGATATTGGGATTGGTTTCGTTCAAAAAATTCCTCGGATTCTTGGCGATTGTTATACCCGGAGTAATAGGTTTCCTCAAGCTTTATAAACCGTATCAGCATGCCAGTTACATGCcagtttataacaaaaatggaATCGCTTATCCTCACAGTCCTTACGGAGCACATCCggatattaataatgaaaattattacggAAATGCGGGATCTTATGGTCAGGATTTGGCATATCGCGGTTATCAGCATTATCAGTGA